From a single Rutidosis leptorrhynchoides isolate AG116_Rl617_1_P2 chromosome 5, CSIRO_AGI_Rlap_v1, whole genome shotgun sequence genomic region:
- the LOC139849106 gene encoding protein DETOXIFICATION 14-like translates to MLSRTQKSWQDQTLGEAGNLAFGIKYPSLVWLAKREAELAKREILSCRPSSIVFYLVQFDLLGARLYVRAPIIGCSTPLCENESRGERIRWADFNGEVKKVGAIAAPMVVVAMLQYMMQMVAVVMVGHVDQLSLSSVAIATSLTNVTGFSLLSGLVGGLETLCGQAYGAKQYNKIGIYTCSAIISLLLVCIPVSISWIFLDKFLMLIGQDPLISTEAQKYSVYLIAALFGGAIVKPLVRSLQSQSLTLPLIVTSAITLCFHVPLCWAFVFKFEMGSVGAAVAFSLSNWLYLILTFFYIKFSSSCEKSHVIISKDAFVCVGEFFRFAVPSAVMVCLKWWALEVLILVSGLLPNPKLKTSVLSICLTISTLHFTIQYGFGAAASTRVSNELGAGNPQVARLAVFTTMFLAITEAIIVSISILICRRFIGKVYSSEKSVVSYVASMAPFISLSIVTDSLQAVISGIARGSGWQHIGAYVNLGAFYMFGIPTAVALGFPLHMKAKGLWIGILIGSIIQSTSLAVITGLTDWKKQAIKAKERMPNVTLLVDKDTYVKKYESA, encoded by the exons ATGTTGTCCAGAACGCAAAAAAGTTGGCAGGATCAAACTTTGGGGGAAGCTGGAAATCTTGCATTTGGAATCAAATATCCGAGTTTGGTGTGGCTCGCGAAACGCGAGGCTGAGCTCGCAAAACGCGAGATTCTGTCTTGCAGGCCAA GTTCAATTGTTTTTTATTTGGTTCAGTTTGATTTACTCGGTGCTAGGTTGTATGTGAGAGCTCCGATCATTGGTTGCAGCACACCTTT GTGCGAAAACGAGTCAAGAGGGGAAAGAATAAGGTGGGCGGATTTTAATGGCGAGGTAAAGAAGGTGGGTGCGATTGCAGCACCAATGGTTGTGGTGGCGATGTTACAATATATGATGCAAATGGTGGCAGTTGTGATGGTTGGGCATGTTGATCAACTATCTCTGTCCAGCGTTGCAATCGCCACCTCACTTACTAATGTCACAGGTTTCAGTCTCCTA TCAGGACTTGTGGGAGGCCTAGAGACCCTATGTGGGCAAGCTTATGGAGCCAAGCAATACAACAAAATTGGTATCTACACTTGCAGTGCAATCATCTCCTTGCTATTGGTTTGTATCCCAGTTTCTATCTCATGGATCTTTCTAGACAAATTCCTAATGTTAATAGGCCAAGACCCTTTGATCTCAACTGAAGCCCAAAAATACTCGGTTTATCTCATAGCAGCTTTATTCGGAGGTGCAATTGTTAAGCCTCTAGTGCGATCGCTTCAATCGCAAAGCTTAACTTTGCCATTGATTGTGACTTCGGCGATCACGTTATGTTTCCATGTTCCTCTTTGTTGGGCTTTCGTGTTCAAATTTGAAATGGGAAGTGTTGGTGCTGCAGTGGCGTTTAGTTTGTCAAATTGGTTGTATTTGATACTTACATTCTTTTACATTAAATTCTCATCGTCGTGTGAGAAGAGTCATGTGATTATCTCCAAAGATGCTTTTGTATGTGTCGGAGAATTTTTTCGGTTTGCAGTTCCATCAGCTGTAATGGTCTG CCTAAAATGGTGGGCACTTGAAGTACTCATCTTAGTATCCGGCTTGTTACCAAATCCAAAGCTAAAAACCTCGGTTCTTTCAATCTG TCTAACAATCTCCACCTTACACTTCACTATACAATATGGATTCGGTGCAGCGGcaag CACCCGAGTTTCAAACGAGTTAGGTGCTGGGAACCCACAAGTAGCTCGACTAGCTGTTTTCACCACCATGTTTTTAGCCATCACTGAAGCTATAATAGTTAGCATCTCAATTTTAATTTGTCGCCGTTTTATTGGAAAAGTTTACAGCAGTGAAAAGTCAGTTGTGAGTTATGTTGCATCAATGGCTCCTTTCATATCCCTTTCGATCGTCACAGATAGCCTACAAGCAGTGATTTCAG GAATCGCCAGGGGAAGTGGGTGGCAGCATATTGGAGCTTATGTAAATCTTGGAGCATTTTATATGTTCGGGATCCCAACCGCAGTTGCATTGGGATTTCCATTACATATGAAAGCAAAAGGACTGTGGATTGGGATCTTAATTGGATCTATAATACAGTCAACGAGTCTTGCGGTAATAACAGGACTCACTGATTGGAAAAAGCAA GCAATCAAGGCGAAAGAACGAATGCCAAATGTAACATTATTGGTAGACAAGGATACGTATGTTAAAAAATATGAGTCCGCGTAG